Proteins encoded in a region of the Flavobacteriaceae bacterium HL-DH10 genome:
- a CDS encoding dCMP deaminase family protein: MPENKQLKYDKAYLRIAQEWGKLSYCNRRQVGALIVKDRMIISDGYNGTPSGFENFCEDDEGYTKWYVLHAEANAILKVASSTQSCKGATLYITMSPCKECSKLIHQAGIVKVVYRQGYKDDSGLKFLQKAGIELKQIEDIEA; the protein is encoded by the coding sequence ATGCCAGAAAATAAACAACTTAAGTACGATAAAGCTTATTTAAGAATTGCTCAAGAGTGGGGGAAACTATCGTATTGTAATCGTAGGCAAGTAGGAGCGCTTATTGTAAAGGATAGAATGATTATTTCTGATGGATATAATGGTACGCCATCGGGATTCGAGAATTTTTGTGAAGATGATGAAGGGTATACTAAATGGTATGTTTTACATGCTGAAGCAAATGCTATTTTAAAGGTTGCATCGTCTACCCAATCCTGTAAAGGCGCTACGCTTTATATAACCATGTCGCCTTGTAAAGAATGTAGCAAATTAATACATCAAGCTGGTATTGTAAAAGTGGTTTATAGGCAAGGTTATAAAGACGATTCTGGATTAAAATTCTTGCAAAAAGCAGGGATAGAACTTAAACAAATTGAAGATATAGAAGCCTAA